Proteins from a single region of Aureibacter tunicatorum:
- a CDS encoding catalase, producing MDKSKLTAQNGAPISDDNNSISVGSRGPLTFDNWQLMEKLAHFNRERIPERIVHARGYGAYGTFRLTKDLSEFSCAKFLQNTGKETPVFARFSTVAGGQDSGDYVRDVRGFALKFYTEEGNWDMVGNNTPVFFLRDPQKFPDFIHSQKKDPKTNLPNPAHHFEFWANNPQSLHQITILMSDRGIPFSLRHINGYSSHTLSLWNDAKKRYWVKWHFKTNQGIKTLNNEQAAQMPAHGMQEDLVQSIQNGDFPTWTVHLQIMPEHEAIDYKINPFDLTKVWPHSDYPLIEIGQLELNRNVGNYFSETEQATFSPANVVPGTGVSPDKMLQARLFAYGDAHRYRVGANHNQLPVNAPQCPVNHYQKDGAMAGMCPYHNNTPNPQNASVNFYPNDRTENGAPAHTPEISEPEMIVNEANIGKYDSRDEDNFSQAGELFRLMTPKQQDFLTGNIADGLSYASPYAQERMISFFQQADPLYGSLVEEKLLNVLETTV from the coding sequence ATGGATAAATCTAAATTAACTGCTCAAAATGGAGCTCCCATTAGCGATGACAACAATAGCATCAGCGTAGGGAGTCGTGGACCTCTTACATTTGATAATTGGCAATTAATGGAAAAGCTAGCTCACTTCAACCGTGAGCGTATTCCCGAACGAATTGTTCATGCCAGAGGCTATGGAGCTTACGGAACTTTCCGATTGACAAAAGACCTAAGCGAGTTTAGTTGCGCGAAATTTTTGCAAAACACGGGAAAGGAGACTCCAGTATTCGCGCGTTTTTCTACAGTAGCTGGAGGCCAGGACTCTGGAGACTATGTCAGAGATGTGCGTGGTTTTGCCTTGAAGTTTTACACGGAAGAAGGCAATTGGGATATGGTTGGAAACAATACGCCTGTGTTTTTTCTTCGGGATCCGCAGAAATTCCCAGACTTTATACATTCTCAAAAAAAAGATCCTAAAACCAATCTGCCAAATCCTGCGCATCATTTTGAGTTTTGGGCCAACAATCCGCAGTCTCTGCATCAAATCACTATCCTAATGTCCGACAGAGGCATCCCCTTTAGTCTAAGGCACATTAATGGCTACTCCTCCCATACATTAAGCCTTTGGAATGATGCGAAAAAAAGATATTGGGTGAAATGGCACTTTAAGACCAACCAAGGGATTAAAACGCTCAACAATGAGCAAGCGGCTCAAATGCCTGCACATGGCATGCAAGAAGACCTTGTGCAATCCATTCAAAATGGCGATTTTCCAACTTGGACGGTACATTTGCAGATCATGCCGGAGCATGAAGCTATTGATTACAAAATCAATCCTTTCGATCTTACAAAAGTCTGGCCTCATAGCGACTATCCGCTTATAGAGATTGGTCAGCTAGAGCTAAACCGCAATGTGGGAAATTACTTTTCCGAAACGGAACAAGCGACCTTCAGTCCTGCCAATGTAGTTCCCGGCACCGGAGTCTCACCTGATAAAATGCTGCAAGCAAGGCTTTTCGCTTATGGAGACGCTCATCGTTACAGAGTTGGCGCAAATCATAACCAACTGCCTGTAAATGCACCTCAGTGTCCGGTGAATCACTATCAAAAAGACGGAGCTATGGCTGGCATGTGCCCTTATCACAATAATACGCCTAATCCTCAAAACGCGTCTGTCAACTTTTATCCAAATGATCGCACTGAAAATGGAGCTCCTGCGCATACACCAGAAATCAGCGAGCCTGAAATGATCGTCAATGAAGCGAATATTGGAAAATATGACAGCAGAGATGAAGACAACTTCTCCCAAGCAGGTGAGCTATTCCGCTTGATGACGCCTAAGCAGCAAGATTTTCTTACTGGTAACATCGCTGATGGACTATCCTACGCTTCTCCATATGCTCAAGAACGCATGATTTCATTCTTCCAACAAGCCGACCCATTATATGGAAGCCTTGTAGAAGAGAAACTATTAAATGTATTGGAAACAACCGTTTAA
- a CDS encoding catalase, translated as MKKLFSFIFILQLYFVANAQQMTTNTGAPIGDNQNSKTVGEYGPVLLEDMHLIEKLAAFDRERIPERVVHARGAGAFGVFESTKDMSEYTMAAPFQGQNLKTEVAVRFSTVIHGKGSPETARDPRGFAVKFYTEQGNYDIVGNNLPVFFIRDAIKFPDMVHSLKPSPVTNKQDPNRFFDFFSHVPEATHMITRLWTDLGIPKGYQYMNGSSVHGFKWVNSNGEVIYVKYHWESKQGEKSLTVEEAAQQQAKDWQHATVSLFEDIEAEKYPQWDLYVQMIKSEDMHSFDFWPLDATKDWPEDKIQRIKIGTMTLHRNPVNYFQEVESIAFSPGSLIPGVEPSEDRLLQGRLFSYFDTHRHRLGPNYLQSDVNRPKNKVVNYNSDSYSSGRNQGFDQADVNYQPSRKSKASDTPSYKYSKTSLEKVTITQEKISKTNDYQQAGDFYRSLTEDEKESLINNLSGDLGQVNDKEIQKTMITYFYRADKDYGMRVAKALGFSFFDFL; from the coding sequence ATGAAAAAGTTATTTAGTTTTATTTTTATTTTGCAGTTGTATTTTGTTGCTAACGCTCAACAAATGACCACTAATACTGGAGCTCCAATAGGTGATAATCAGAATTCAAAAACAGTAGGGGAATATGGTCCAGTGCTGTTAGAAGATATGCATTTGATTGAAAAGTTGGCAGCTTTTGATCGCGAGAGAATACCTGAGAGAGTAGTGCATGCGCGTGGAGCAGGCGCTTTTGGCGTTTTCGAGTCAACGAAAGACATGTCGGAGTATACGATGGCGGCGCCTTTTCAAGGGCAAAATTTAAAAACGGAAGTCGCTGTGAGATTTTCCACAGTAATTCATGGAAAAGGCTCTCCTGAGACCGCTAGAGATCCAAGAGGTTTTGCCGTGAAGTTTTATACCGAGCAAGGAAATTATGATATCGTAGGGAATAATCTGCCGGTATTTTTCATAAGAGACGCTATAAAGTTTCCGGATATGGTTCATTCCTTGAAGCCTTCACCGGTTACGAACAAGCAAGACCCTAATCGATTTTTCGATTTCTTCTCCCATGTTCCGGAGGCTACGCATATGATCACTCGTCTTTGGACGGATTTGGGAATTCCAAAGGGGTATCAATACATGAATGGAAGCAGTGTGCATGGCTTCAAGTGGGTGAATTCGAATGGAGAAGTGATCTATGTGAAGTATCATTGGGAGTCCAAGCAAGGAGAGAAAAGTTTGACCGTGGAGGAAGCCGCTCAACAACAGGCTAAGGATTGGCAGCATGCTACAGTTTCATTGTTTGAAGACATTGAAGCTGAAAAGTATCCGCAGTGGGATCTTTATGTGCAGATGATCAAGTCAGAAGATATGCATTCGTTTGATTTTTGGCCTTTGGATGCGACTAAGGATTGGCCTGAGGACAAGATTCAACGAATTAAGATAGGAACGATGACACTTCACAGAAATCCTGTTAATTATTTTCAGGAAGTTGAGTCCATCGCTTTCTCTCCGGGGTCATTGATTCCTGGGGTCGAGCCTTCTGAGGACAGGCTTTTGCAAGGCAGGCTTTTTTCATATTTTGATACGCACCGACATAGGCTAGGCCCCAATTATTTGCAAAGCGATGTCAACAGGCCGAAAAATAAAGTTGTGAACTATAATTCCGACAGCTATTCGAGCGGCAGAAATCAGGGGTTTGATCAAGCAGATGTTAACTATCAGCCCAGCAGAAAAAGCAAAGCTTCCGATACTCCGTCCTACAAGTATTCTAAAACATCATTGGAAAAAGTAACAATCACTCAGGAGAAGATTTCCAAAACGAATGACTATCAACAAGCGGGTGATTTTTACAGGTCGCTTACTGAGGATGAAAAAGAAAGTTTGATTAATAATTTGAGCGGTGATTTGGGCCAAGTCAATGACAAGGAGATTCAAAAGACTATGATCACGTATTTTTATAGAGCTGATAAGGATTATGGGATGCGTGTCGCTAAAGCGCTTGGATTTTCATTTTTTGACTTTTTGTAA
- a CDS encoding serine hydrolase: MKNLILALTCFACFSCQSAKKNEENPFKVHAKLIDQYAESSLKKGNINSLAIAVYKEGMIYQNYYGEMDKGQNNQPNDKTLYEIASISKIFAGTLAAKAVLEGKFKLEDDIRMYLDGDYSNLEFEGTPVTIQNLLTHTIGFNNPDRLKEIFEKTNEGYYENKAFEYDMTDFLGELKSVNLHKKPGTHYQYNSSGPELVAYILSKTYERPYEDLLMDLFAEIGMNNSYLQNYDQHKQYLSNGYGEHHQVASIDKTPLLGGASGVISTLPDMIKFMKFQMESDNKYISESYRYLFQSEESNMGYLWEVGEGEKEGFFYAKTGTANGIQSGLFLCPTSNYAIVLIMNNNSEIAFNDWVNLYYKIENDLIDYPKINLVAYLEPELINNTEKAIIKYHKLKTDTANFVAGSSYYMNALGYDLIAQNKFDKAIEIFEFAVSENPEDANLFDSLGEAYFLAKDYRKSADNFKKSLELNPDNSNAEEYLEKISELRNKLN, encoded by the coding sequence ATGAAAAATTTGATCCTCGCTTTAACCTGCTTCGCATGCTTTAGCTGTCAATCAGCAAAGAAAAATGAAGAAAACCCATTTAAGGTTCATGCAAAACTGATCGATCAATACGCTGAAAGTTCTTTGAAAAAGGGCAATATTAATTCACTGGCTATCGCTGTCTACAAGGAAGGTATGATATATCAGAATTATTATGGTGAAATGGACAAAGGCCAAAACAATCAACCCAATGACAAGACCCTTTATGAAATTGCTTCGATCTCAAAAATCTTCGCAGGGACATTGGCTGCCAAAGCCGTTCTGGAAGGGAAATTTAAGTTGGAAGATGATATCAGAATGTATTTAGATGGAGATTACTCTAATCTTGAGTTTGAAGGAACTCCAGTGACAATACAAAATTTGCTAACGCATACTATAGGCTTCAACAATCCCGACAGACTGAAAGAGATCTTTGAAAAAACAAATGAAGGCTATTACGAAAACAAGGCATTTGAATATGACATGACCGATTTCCTTGGGGAATTAAAATCTGTCAACCTGCATAAAAAGCCGGGCACTCATTATCAATACAATAGCTCAGGTCCTGAGCTTGTCGCTTATATATTATCCAAGACTTACGAAAGGCCTTATGAAGACTTGCTTATGGATTTATTCGCTGAAATAGGCATGAACAATAGCTATTTGCAAAACTACGATCAACATAAACAATACCTGTCCAATGGCTATGGAGAGCATCATCAAGTGGCCTCTATCGACAAGACGCCATTATTAGGAGGAGCTTCTGGAGTCATTTCCACATTGCCGGATATGATAAAGTTCATGAAGTTTCAGATGGAAAGCGACAATAAATACATCAGCGAATCTTATAGATATTTATTCCAAAGCGAAGAAAGCAATATGGGCTACCTTTGGGAAGTCGGCGAAGGAGAGAAAGAAGGCTTCTTTTATGCAAAAACGGGAACAGCGAATGGCATCCAAAGCGGTTTATTTCTTTGCCCAACGAGCAATTATGCCATAGTCTTGATTATGAATAATAATTCGGAAATAGCTTTCAATGACTGGGTGAACTTGTATTATAAAATTGAGAATGATTTGATCGACTATCCAAAGATTAACCTAGTTGCATACCTAGAACCTGAGCTGATTAATAATACAGAGAAAGCGATCATAAAATACCATAAGCTAAAAACTGACACTGCTAATTTTGTCGCTGGCTCATCTTATTACATGAATGCTCTAGGCTATGATTTGATCGCGCAAAACAAATTCGACAAGGCCATAGAAATATTTGAGTTTGCGGTTTCTGAAAATCCAGAAGACGCTAATTTATTCGATAGCCTCGGGGAAGCTTATTTCTTAGCTAAAGATTATAGAAAATCTGCTGATAACTTCAAAAAATCACTGGAATTAAACCCTGACAACTCCAATGCTGAGGAGTATCTTGAAAAAATCAGTGAATTGAGAAATAAACTCAATTAA
- a CDS encoding FAD-dependent oxidoreductase yields MNKSKKECVLIGAGIVNLITAYYLNKSGVKVMVKDRSSDPLTNVSERQGATFGGENARMFTFTEADNYNEKSHDIYRNMSDIIQNTIYNDGWRVVNEMRNTETEWLYYFQGVSPSDAVKFSDDIYDINIKSGMMWSEMMYEEPDLFESSNVRKDIVRIYSDRKDFVAAKKLHQKIGSFIKELDFDSLIDDYGYLKTAINQNHLGGAMICNGFTLQIHDFCVNLIKLLEERGVEFQWLQEFQGFEKSDCGKITGLKINEKVTRPKYSVLSLGAYSGDLYNQMDSENKVHGILGIWLSVPNVYGVKNSLKIHKDGHVGEDTNVTVVEESNAKRLVFGSGYGYVGSVKYDECTIDDLKPLYDSLLETVKIYFPEAYELAHLDGSLYEGWKYCIRPFTPTGLGIYEVQDTEDGGIVILTGGHNTGGFTQAPLIAKSVLDTLNNESTSMERTFHPIRGISSIVESV; encoded by the coding sequence ATGAATAAATCGAAAAAAGAATGCGTCTTAATTGGAGCGGGAATAGTCAATTTGATTACCGCGTATTATCTTAATAAAAGTGGCGTAAAAGTCATGGTTAAAGATCGCTCTTCAGATCCATTGACCAATGTGTCGGAAAGGCAAGGAGCTACATTTGGAGGTGAGAATGCACGAATGTTCACGTTTACAGAAGCGGATAATTACAATGAAAAGTCGCATGACATATACAGAAACATGTCGGACATTATCCAGAATACGATTTATAACGATGGATGGAGAGTGGTGAATGAGATGCGAAATACAGAGACTGAATGGCTTTATTATTTTCAGGGAGTATCACCATCCGATGCCGTGAAGTTTAGCGATGATATTTATGATATCAATATTAAATCAGGAATGATGTGGAGTGAAATGATGTATGAAGAACCTGACTTATTTGAAAGCTCGAATGTGAGAAAAGATATCGTAAGGATATACAGTGATAGAAAAGATTTTGTAGCCGCAAAAAAACTGCATCAAAAGATCGGATCTTTTATCAAGGAGTTGGATTTTGATTCGCTCATCGATGATTATGGTTATTTGAAAACAGCCATTAATCAAAACCATCTAGGTGGAGCGATGATCTGCAATGGCTTTACATTGCAGATTCATGATTTTTGCGTTAATCTTATCAAGTTGTTGGAAGAAAGAGGAGTGGAGTTTCAATGGCTGCAAGAGTTTCAAGGGTTTGAGAAAAGTGATTGTGGGAAAATTACAGGTTTGAAAATCAATGAAAAAGTTACAAGGCCAAAGTATTCGGTGCTGTCGCTTGGGGCATATTCTGGCGATCTTTATAATCAAATGGATAGTGAAAATAAAGTGCATGGAATTCTAGGCATTTGGCTTAGTGTGCCGAATGTGTATGGAGTAAAGAACTCGTTAAAGATTCATAAAGATGGCCATGTCGGAGAGGATACTAATGTGACAGTGGTGGAGGAGAGCAATGCGAAGCGACTTGTGTTTGGCTCTGGCTATGGTTATGTAGGCAGTGTGAAGTACGATGAATGTACTATTGATGATTTGAAACCACTATATGATAGTTTGTTGGAGACGGTTAAGATATACTTTCCTGAAGCTTACGAACTGGCCCATTTGGATGGATCTTTGTATGAGGGCTGGAAGTATTGCATCCGTCCGTTTACCCCAACAGGTCTCGGAATTTATGAAGTGCAAGATACCGAGGATGGCGGGATTGTGATTCTTACTGGAGGGCATAATACTGGAGGCTTCACTCAAGCTCCGCTGATAGCCAAGTCTGTTTTAGATACGCTTAATAATGAATCGACAAGTATGGAGCGAACTTTTCATCCTATAAGAGGTATTTCATCCATTGTGGAGAGTGTATAA
- a CDS encoding ankyrin repeat domain-containing protein has protein sequence MKAVFILLLGIISVKSYTAMNDDIFHAARSGDLAIVKEVLSIDPKAIDRQDYKGYSPLILAVYNEQEEIVDYLLEQGASVSLKDNSGNSALMGASFKGYYALAEKLLKAGAEIDAANHNKATALTFASTFGHEDLVRLFISKGANPNLEDIRGMSPIDHAKAQGNMVIVELLSKNKAY, from the coding sequence ATGAAAGCTGTGTTTATATTGCTTTTGGGGATCATATCGGTCAAAAGCTATACTGCGATGAATGATGACATATTCCATGCTGCCAGAAGCGGGGATTTGGCAATTGTCAAAGAGGTTTTATCGATAGACCCGAAAGCCATTGACAGACAAGATTACAAAGGGTATAGCCCTTTGATTTTAGCGGTGTACAATGAGCAAGAGGAAATAGTTGATTACTTGCTTGAGCAAGGCGCTTCGGTTTCCTTGAAGGATAACTCAGGAAATTCGGCACTTATGGGAGCTTCTTTCAAAGGTTATTATGCTCTGGCTGAAAAGCTTCTTAAGGCGGGTGCTGAGATTGACGCGGCTAATCATAACAAGGCTACTGCCTTGACTTTTGCATCCACATTTGGGCATGAGGATTTGGTAAGATTGTTTATTTCCAAAGGAGCGAATCCAAACTTAGAGGATATTAGGGGAATGAGTCCTATAGATCATGCTAAAGCGCAAGGAAATATGGTTATCGTGGAATTATTAAGTAAAAATAAAGCCTATTAG